Genomic DNA from Leucobacter triazinivorans:
GTGTGCGGGGGAAGCGGAGCGCGACGTCGGTGTTGTTGAGTGTGGTGTCGGCGGGTGCTGCGGGGGCGTTGTTGGTGGGGGTGTTGCCGGGAATGCAGGTGGGGGTGTTGTCGCGTGCGGCGGATGGGGCCGAGGTGCCTCGGACGTGGTCGTCTGCGGATCTCGCGGTGAGTGGTGCGGTGACGTCGCCTGCGGGGGTGCCGGGGACGTCGGGGGCGGTGGAGTATGCGTGGGGTGTGGAGTACGCGGGGGATCTCTCGGCGGCTGGTGGGGCGATGACTGGGGAGGAGCTTCCTGAGCGGCTGATCAGTGTGCTTCAGGGGGATACGGTCACGGGGAGTGCTGCGGTGTGGGGTGCTGCGGGGGATGAGTCGGGTGGGGTGGTGGGTGCTCCGGAGGTGCGTGGGGTGCCTGATCCTGGTCTCGGTGGGGCGTTGTCGGTGCTTGGGCAGGAGGTGTCGGAGGCGGGGGTCGGGAATACGCGGTGGCGGATCCGTGAGGCCGATGCGGTGCGTGTGAATACTGATGGTGGTCCGACTCCGTTGCGGTTCGAGGGTGCGTCTGCGGGGGCTGATGAGGCGTCTGCGGGGGTTGATGAGGCGGCTGGGGCTGATGAGGCGGCCGGGGCTGCTGCGGATGGTGGGGATGGGGTGCGGGTGTTCGTGGTGGATCCGGGGTTGGGGGTGACGTTGGAGGCCTGCGTGTCGGGTACGGCCTGTGATCCTGATGATGATGCCGATTGGGCGGCTGATCCGGCTGCGGTGGGTGCGGGGCCGGTGCCGGAGGAGCTCACGTGGCGTGCGGTCGCCACGAATATGGGCAATGTTGTGCTCAGTGATGTTCGTGTGGTCACGCTCACGGCAGATGCTGCCCCGCTCGAGGGGGTTTCGTTTCCGTCGTTCGGGGAGCTTGCGGTCGGGGCGACTGCGGCGGCGACGTTCACGACCCCGGTGCAGAGCGTGGGGCGCACGGTCGCGGTGACCGCGTCGGCGGTGTTCGAGGGTGACGGGCCGGACGGTGTGCCGCTCGCCGACCGTTTCACCGACGCTGCGGGAACGGTGGGGCGGTTGCCGTCGGCAGAAGCGACGGCAATGTACCCCGTCACTGAGAACACCGACACTGAGAACACCGACCCCGACGCGGAGAGCGCCGACCCCGAAGGGGAGAACACTGAGGCCGAGGCCGAGGCTGAGGACCCCGAGGCTGGGGACCCCGAGGCCGCGGGCGACGATGATCCGACGCACGAGACCGGTGAGCCGTTCCTCCTCGAAGACGGAATCGGCGCACGGACCGGGCCTCCAGGCAACTCGATGATCGACTTGCCGGTGACTTTGTACGCCTATGCGGGCGCGGGCGAGAACGTCGACGTGACGCTCCAGTTTCGTGTGCCTAGTACCTCCCCAATGGCCGGCGAGTATGCGAAGGTCGAGATCCTGCCCCCGGGTGGGGGCAGCTGGACGTGCACGATCCCGAGGAACGCGGCGGTGAACACGGCCTGCCAGCGGCTCGATTACACGAGCGCCCAGGCTGGGGTGTGGACGATCAAGTTCACCGAACATAGCGGGAGCTACCAGGACGGGTTCAAGTGGGACATCACGGTGCAGGACGCGTCGGCGGACCAGCCCGGACGTGTGTGGACCGACACGTACTTCATGTTCCAGCAGAGCACCGAGGACGTCAGTTTTTGGTACGTCGGCCCGTACGGGAATCGCTACAGAACCGACTACACCACGTATCACGGTTGGTCTTCGCAGTTCCGTTCCAATCAGTTCGGGGTGGTGAAGAAGGGCACCTGCGTCTCCGCGCACCGCAGCATCGACCAGAGCGATGCGGACTACTCGGGCTACGATCCGTCGTGCGGTGTGCCGTATCACATCTTCTTCGAACCGCCGTCGGCGAGTCTGCCGGCTGCTGCTACCGATCACGCCAATAAGACGCACTATGTGCTGCCGCCGCTCGCGACGCCGACGATCGACGATGTCTCGTACGCGTCGACGGCGCCGGCGTCGGCGACTCCGCGTGCCGGCGCGTTCACGGTGAGAACGCGCAACTACATCGGCAACGCCACTCTGCAGCTCGACCTGAACGGCAACGGCGTGTACGGCGAGGCCGCCGACGGTGAGCAGGAGTTCGCGATCGAGGGCGACACGACCGTGGTGCCGTGGGCCGGCACCACCGCGGGCGGGCAGCCCCTGCCCACCACGAGCAGCGTCAATGCGTCGGTGCTGCTGGAGGGGAGCGGCGAGGTGCACTTCACGCTCCACGATGCTGAGTCGAGATACGGCATCACGGTGACGAAGCTGAACGGGCCCGAGGCCAACGATGCGACGCTGTACTGGGACGACAGCGCCCTGGGCTCCGCCGATCGCATTCCGACGTGTCTGCCGCCGGTCTTGAAGAGCGGCGCGTCGGGCGCGAACAGTGCGGTCCCGGGCGGGGTGCACGGCTGGGCTTGCGGGGACGGTTATCACGTCAACGGGAAAGCGCCATGGGGTGACAATCGGTACATCGATGATTGGGCGGTCACCAGGTTTAGTGCGTCGCGGGAGGTGAAGCTCCCCGCGTATTCGGTGACGAAGTCGGCTGTGCCCGGCAGTGGCGGTATTCTGCGGGCGGGCGA
This window encodes:
- a CDS encoding SpaA isopeptide-forming pilin-related protein; the encoded protein is MSGTACDPDDDADWAADPAAVGAGPVPEELTWRAVATNMGNVVLSDVRVVTLTADAAPLEGVSFPSFGELAVGATAAATFTTPVQSVGRTVAVTASAVFEGDGPDGVPLADRFTDAAGTVGRLPSAEATAMYPVTENTDTENTDPDAESADPEGENTEAEAEAEDPEAGDPEAAGDDDPTHETGEPFLLEDGIGARTGPPGNSMIDLPVTLYAYAGAGENVDVTLQFRVPSTSPMAGEYAKVEILPPGGGSWTCTIPRNAAVNTACQRLDYTSAQAGVWTIKFTEHSGSYQDGFKWDITVQDASADQPGRVWTDTYFMFQQSTEDVSFWYVGPYGNRYRTDYTTYHGWSSQFRSNQFGVVKKGTCVSAHRSIDQSDADYSGYDPSCGVPYHIFFEPPSASLPAAATDHANKTHYVLPPLATPTIDDVSYASTAPASATPRAGAFTVRTRNYIGNATLQLDLNGNGVYGEAADGEQEFAIEGDTTVVPWAGTTAGGQPLPTTSSVNASVLLEGSGEVHFTLHDAESRYGITVTKLNGPEANDATLYWDDSALGSADRIPTCLPPVLKSGASGANSAVPGGVHGWACGDGYHVNGKAPWGDNRYIDDWAVTRFSASREVKLPAYSVTKSAVPGSGGILRAGETVTYTVEVENTTNAYLDPKQLAPTVIDDLTGVLDDASYNNDAQASLGGVPVTPMMGAVSFDAATGKLSWVTGAAPNWGPGQKLTITYSVTVTDRATLLGGTHNGDLMLRNQVTSHGCATAQACATEHPVDAEGDTVLQVDKQFVSATGWGAGDTITWQIDVRNGDDTKPAYQVQVADTPDTGLEPGNAVWQALPAGTTATGTTWKVGTLDPGETKTARVTTVIAQAAAPHGPTYRNAVTVSNPTNPYDTQRPLTDIEPNETVQEDADQADLAETRAPTATFHIDKVGESGDCPPPDTSCWVAMPGSDWRIYPVTGGNISPTPAAGVDITPIDGVAAGAGAPGTATQFLVTGLLPGEYALIEHTAPEGFSLLAAPLKLTVTTTGTVSFNTTDIADGTITIGEIDAGPAGKVPQVTVRDVPNLVFPVAGGAGSALVQWAAALLCAAGGALLIRTLTTRRRTLTHL